ATCAATACGGCCTTTGGCGCTGAACGCCGCCCCGATACCACCGGATTCCGCAGAAATACGATCCTGCATCTGCAAGTAGTCCAGATCACCACAGCCCACTTCGGAAATCAGGGTGGTGTAATAAGGCACCAGCAGAAGCTCTTCTTCTGTCAGAGCCGGAACCGGGACAATAATCTGTTCGTATACCAGACCGTTGGTGCCACGGGCATAAACCGTCGCCGAGATATCGCCGTCATAACGGCCTTCCGGCTCTGGCATCTGCAGGGGCACGTCGGACAGATCCACTTTTGGCAGGATGGAATCGTCATCCTTGTGCATCTGGCGCTCTTCCAGAGCCTTGGCCCGATCCACGATCATCCGGACTTCTTCGTCGGTCAGCTCGGCCTTGCGACGGGCCAGGGCTTCACGGATAGCCTCCTGCCGGCGGGACTCGAGCTTTTCGTCCGGTCGCAGGGTCAAAGTGACCCGGTGCGGGTTCTCCAGTAGCTTGCGGCGGATCAGGTTTGGCACATACTGCGGATCCCGAATTTTCTCCCGGAGCGTTGCCAGCACCGGCTCCAGGTCAAGCAGTTCAACCGGATCACCACCGTGCACCATGGGTGCAATGGCGCTCATGATCAGTTGCAGTCCGTATGGGAACTGGTCACCAGCGATTTCCCGCTGATGCAGTTCGAGCTGATGCAGGATGGCCTCGAGACGTTCCTCGCTGACGCCTTCCTCCACCACCTTCAGAAGCGTGGATTCGAGCAGCGCTTCCAGATCCTTGTGCTTGTCGGGTTCGCTGCCTTCGATGCCGCAGACAAAGGTCATCTCACGGTTGGAATCCTCCAGCCCGCACATGGGCGACGGTGCATGCCCCAGATCTGTGGTTTCCAGTGCCCGCATCAGCGGCGAGGCACTGTTTTCAAGCAGAACGGCGGACAACAGCTGCCCCTCCAGGTTCTCCTGAAGATCAAAGCTGTGGCCCAGAAGCCACCCCACCACGATGTGGGTCTTGTTGTCGGTACCCTCACCCTCGTTCACGGCGTAGCCCTGCTCCACACGAACGGGCGCAAACATGCGCTTCTCGTCGCGGACCGGCAGATCAATATCCAGTCGGTCAAAACGTTTCAGTGCCAGCTCTTCAAACTTTTCATGATGCTCCCGAGCCGGGATATTGCCGTACGTGGCGAATATCGCATTGCTGGGGTGGTAATGATGGCGATAGAACTGAAGCAGGTCGTCGTAACTGAGGTCAACGATGTGGTCCGGCTCACCACCACTGTTGTAGTGATAGGTCGTGGTCGGGAACAGATGGCTGCTCAGGTTCTGCCACAGCTGGGAGGTCGGCGAACTCATCGCGCCTTTCATCTCGTTGTAGACAACGCCCCGATAGACCAGATCGGTAGAGGGATCCTCGGGTTTGTCGAATTCCAGACGGTGACCCTCCTGGGCAAAATCCAGTGGGTCAAGCTTGGAGAAAAACACGCAATCGAGGTAGACCGACAGCAGATTGTCGAAGTCTTTCCGGTTCATGCTGGCGAAGGGATAGGCAGTCCAGTCGCTGCTGGTAAAGGCGTTCATGAATGTGTTCAGCGACCGCCGGATCATCATGAAGAATGGGTCGCGAACCGGAAAACGCTCACTGCCGCAAAGCGCTGTATGCTCGAGAATGTGAGCAACGCCGGTGGAATCCATCGGGAAGGTTCGAAGCGCCACGAAAAATACGTTCTCGTCGTTATCTGCGGCCAGGTGCAGGTGCCGGGCGCCGGTTTTCCTGTGACGATACTCCTCAACCTCAAGGTTGAGCGTGTCGATCCGGTGACTGCGAAGCTTCTCAAAGGCCGGATGGGTTGCGTTGTCGATCACTGCAGCCATTCAAACTATCCTGTCTTTAAACAATTGGAGAATTGTAGGGTAACACGTAGTATCGCTTATCATGCATAACTCCAGTAGCTAAAGGGTACCTCGCCGTCCATGACAACTCCCGCTCCTCAGACAAAGGCAGTTGACGCTCCGGAAGTCGCCGCTTATTGGGCAGAACGACGAAATTACCTTGACCGGATCCGGAAGGTACCGGAAATCAGACAGCGCTTCTGGCGGGAAGTTGCCATATACCTGCTGCGTCGCCTGCTCTGGTCTTTTGGATTTTTCCCGGTTTTTATCGCTTTCTGGGTTCCATTTGTGATGGCCAGCTTCAATCCCGTTGTGCTGGCTTCAGATCTGATCCCACTGTTGCAGGATTTCGTTGATTCCAATCCAGAGGTGCAAGCGACCACCATCAGTACACTGGTCATCGCCTGGGCCTCCATCGGGTTCTTCTTCCTGGTATTTGACTTCGTGCTGACCCCCTTCAAATCACCCTATGAATACGAAGCCGACGTGTACATGAGATCATGGGAACAACTCAACCATGATCAGCTTCCGGATAAAGTGTGATTTGGCCTGCATTCTCGGTAACTGCCGGACACTTTCTGTTACATAGTGTTGCAGTCACTGGGTAAGATGAAGCGGTAGACAGAATTCCAAGAATGCAGGATCACGAGGTTCCGTCATGGTCGATTTCAGACCGCTTCTGTTCATAAATGCCCTGGCACTTATGCTGTTGGTTACCGCCGGGTTCGCATCCGTGCGGGATGACCTTCGAATGACGGAAACCTTCGAGCCACCTGCCGTCGAGCAGGTGATCACATCCGGCCCTGATGAATCGGAGATCAGCGCGCCGCCTGAACCTGCTGCCATTGCGTCCCCCCTACCGGAGCCAGCTCCCCAGCAATCCAACACGCCCGTGGTCGACGCCACCCCGTTCACCATTCCGCCCATGCCTGAGAATCCGGAGGTTCTGGCAATGGCTGAATCGCCGGCAGCCATGGCAACCCGGACTGATACAGCCAAGGCAACCCGGGAAAAACCGGCAAAACAACAGCAGCCAGAGCGACCAACACAGGCTCTGCTGGTGCTCCGCTCCAATGTGGTCGGCGATCAGGTGACGATAAACGGAAAGCAATACGGCGCCACTCGCCTGGACCTGGAGCTGGATCCGGGCCGGTATGAGGTCACTATCAGCAAGCCCGGCTTCAAGCCCTGGAATCGCACCGTGGCCCTTGAAGCCGGCAACGAGATGACCCTGGTGGGCGAACTGGAAGCCTTTACCACGGTAAATTTCCGGGACGGGACCTGGGTCGGCGGTGTGAAAACCGGTGACGGCACCTATCAGGATGCGGACGGCCTGCGCTACGAAGGCCACTTTGTGGACGGTGAATTCCACGGCCAGGGCACTGTCTGGTATCCAGACGGCAGCCGCTACGAGGGAGATTGGGCTGCCGGACAACGCGAGGGCGAAGGCGAATGGCGCAGCGCTGACGGGTCCAGGTACTCCGGCGAATTCCGGACCGACCAGTTCAATGGCAAAGGCACCCTGACATTGGCAAACGGAGACATACTGACCGGACACTGGCAGGACGGGCAACTCAATGGCCACGGTTCCCTGACCACTGCGGACGGCATGCTCTATGTGGGCGGATTCCGGAACAACGAATTTCATGGCAGTGGCACACTGACTTACCCCGATGGAAGGCACTACGAAGGCGAATTTTCCAACGGCGCTTTCCACGGCACAGGAACCGAGGTCTTCGCCAGTGGCAAGAAATACGAAGGTCAGTACATAGAAGGGAAGTTTCATGGCAGGGGTTTGCTGAAAAACCCCAACGGCAGTTCAATCGAAGCCACTTTCCGTCATGGCGAGCCTTACGGACAGGTGCGCCTGACCACGGCGGCAGGGGAGATTTTCACTGCCCGAACCACTGAACCCGGTGTCTGTTATCGGGACAAGAGCTACCGGGCCACAGAGTGCCCGAAACTGGAAGGCTGGTAATCCCGGCAGCCCGATAACAAACGCGTTTGCAGTAAACGATTGA
This genomic stretch from Marinobacter salsuginis harbors:
- a CDS encoding PEGA domain-containing protein gives rise to the protein MVDFRPLLFINALALMLLVTAGFASVRDDLRMTETFEPPAVEQVITSGPDESEISAPPEPAAIASPLPEPAPQQSNTPVVDATPFTIPPMPENPEVLAMAESPAAMATRTDTAKATREKPAKQQQPERPTQALLVLRSNVVGDQVTINGKQYGATRLDLELDPGRYEVTISKPGFKPWNRTVALEAGNEMTLVGELEAFTTVNFRDGTWVGGVKTGDGTYQDADGLRYEGHFVDGEFHGQGTVWYPDGSRYEGDWAAGQREGEGEWRSADGSRYSGEFRTDQFNGKGTLTLANGDILTGHWQDGQLNGHGSLTTADGMLYVGGFRNNEFHGSGTLTYPDGRHYEGEFSNGAFHGTGTEVFASGKKYEGQYIEGKFHGRGLLKNPNGSSIEATFRHGEPYGQVRLTTAAGEIFTARTTEPGVCYRDKSYRATECPKLEGW
- a CDS encoding insulinase family protein, with the translated sequence MAAVIDNATHPAFEKLRSHRIDTLNLEVEEYRHRKTGARHLHLAADNDENVFFVALRTFPMDSTGVAHILEHTALCGSERFPVRDPFFMMIRRSLNTFMNAFTSSDWTAYPFASMNRKDFDNLLSVYLDCVFFSKLDPLDFAQEGHRLEFDKPEDPSTDLVYRGVVYNEMKGAMSSPTSQLWQNLSSHLFPTTTYHYNSGGEPDHIVDLSYDDLLQFYRHHYHPSNAIFATYGNIPAREHHEKFEELALKRFDRLDIDLPVRDEKRMFAPVRVEQGYAVNEGEGTDNKTHIVVGWLLGHSFDLQENLEGQLLSAVLLENSASPLMRALETTDLGHAPSPMCGLEDSNREMTFVCGIEGSEPDKHKDLEALLESTLLKVVEEGVSEERLEAILHQLELHQREIAGDQFPYGLQLIMSAIAPMVHGGDPVELLDLEPVLATLREKIRDPQYVPNLIRRKLLENPHRVTLTLRPDEKLESRRQEAIREALARRKAELTDEEVRMIVDRAKALEERQMHKDDDSILPKVDLSDVPLQMPEPEGRYDGDISATVYARGTNGLVYEQIIVPVPALTEEELLLVPYYTTLISEVGCGDLDYLQMQDRISAESGGIGAAFSAKGRIDDVQDLSGYIIFNGKALARNRSELTRLLRDVYTSARFDEKERIREIIAQIRARREQAVTGSGHALAMGAASQGMSPGAWLSFRLGGLAGIRGTKQLDQALKDPEELAALCDGLSALHEKIRNQGREFLVIGEDEQLPAMVDDLKSCWRDASEAAVSDWKMESVNYTTREAWLTSTQVNFCSKAYSTVAVDHPDAAALTVLGGFLRNGYLHRAIREKGGAYGGGAGQDSVNGTFRFFSYRDPRLEETLDDFDAALAWLQDNDHDYQELEESILGVIGQLDRPRSPAGAARHAFHNKLFGRTLEQRARFRERVLSVTLDDLKRVARTWLVPEKASTAVVTSPENRARAEKLGLAIEEL